In Melitaea cinxia chromosome 21, ilMelCinx1.1, whole genome shotgun sequence, the sequence aaacatcTTACCTATGAAAATAATGTGATTGAAAAAACTTGGTCCAAAATTCTGCTTCTGTCATTTTATTAGGCACATAATCTATATGTTTCTTTCTGACCGCGGGATATGTTTTGAATATTGCATCTATAATATCCTGGGTTAAGTTATATTTAAGTCCGTTACATCCATCTGTCTGTGGTTGTATATCTGCTAAGAATGCTCCCGATACACctgttaaaagtaaaattaaattaaatttttaaaaaatataataataaacctttATAGATAAATTTATGCCTTTTTTATGTCAAAAACAATTCTCtggtttcaaaattttaaaagaaaaatattatttacgatttatttttatattaacaatacttttaaatagtttattgtaaatattgaataaaataaaaaataaaataaacgcttcacactcaacggcccccagtggaattttctcttgtgtccggaaacacacaatacacaagcacaaacacctagaccaatacaaatatctaaatGGCTAATAATAAGTCTGTCAGTCAAGTCAAGTGTAAGTCAATAATAAGTTggggatcgaaaccgcgaccgccagcgcaacagccagtgccaGCCAGTAACCGATGCGCCAACGCGTTGAATGCTTTATATGAACTTGAAATGCAAACCTTCGATAGaaaagataacaaaaatattccaaaatgtAACACACACATGTAAACAGTATGTTCAAATGATCGTGGGAAAACTTagaattttatgtgtatttcaaaacgaAAGTTGCTTTATAAGAAACCAAATTTATTGCtcttaaatgataataataaataataaatttatatttaagaaaataataaaaatattaaaacacttAAAAGGTAAGAGCAGGAAACATCAAGCATTTCACTTGAGCCTGCAATAACACTCTAAATAgacattttactaatttgacAATTTTACTACTGGTAGATATAacctaataattttatcattaaaaaattcaGTGCACaagtttcaaaaatatttttttctaattcccTGGCCTTTCCATGCCATTACGTGAAAGCTTGAAGGACCTCGAACATATGTCATCGCCATCATAGTCATACACACAAGTAAATTCCTCGTGTTTCCTATTCCCTTATTTGGACATTGTACACTTACCAGCCTCCTGTTTCATATTAGTGGAATCTGTGTAATGTTTCAAGGTGGGTGTGTTCCAGTATTCTTCACTATTAATTACTTTTGATATAACTAAATCTTCATATAAATGCTTTAATGTAGGATGAAGAGACAGGAgtctaaaaataagttttattttaatcaaatatactGACAAAATTAATGTCAGCTAAATATTCAGTAACACATCTGAGGCTTTTTGTTATCCCACCACaaagttaaaaaagaaattattacttatatttaaaaataatttttggccTTGGTATGAAAATTAAAGAGTTGTGAATTTAAGCCTTAGAGGTTGTTTATTTCCAAATGtctattatacttaaaaaatacaaaaactaattatattaaGCAATTGAAATTGTACGTAACTATCAAAATACAATGAACAACTGCTCTGGTTTAGTGGAgcaagtagtcgcctaaaacacagTTTGCAGATTCCCAAGATGAATAATATAGATGATAAATAACACTTGTGGatcaaaataatgataaaataaagtgaATGTATATAAGAGATGGGTTGAGCTTAATTCACAAACCTCCACAGAAAGTTAGATATGGATATGGATtaccctactatgagcaacTATTGCTAACAGAAGTCTATCATAACTAAGAGAGCTTTACATGCTCTCTGAGGCATAACTCAGAGACCTCTAAGTATATACACCCCGACTTTTATTGGGTAATAATTTAATCATGATTCTTGAATCATGATTAAAATACATATGAATGATTTTCTTGTAGATTCTTTTATATACAGAATCAGTGTACCAAAGCCGTGATATCTTGTCAttgacaataattatttacaagttCTCCATGGTGACCATGACCACATGTGACCATGTTTActgtaaaatatgtatatgaaatgtcggatatttaaaataacttaataagcTACAATAAAATCtggaaaatattttgtagactaatataattataatttgcgACTCAAACTAACAATCCATGGAGTAAAAAttagggtcactacaaactgcgtcaacaagctaatcaaaatttttaattggttTGCTAACATACTTTTATTGAACTTACCTTGATTTCATCTCTAGTTCTCCATCTATTTGTCTCTTAAACTTAGGTAAGAGGTTCTGTAGTAACATTTTAACTTGGTCCCTGTCTTTAGCCTGAGCTTCAGCTCCGGCCGGGTTAACAAAATGAAAAGTTGAACATGTGCCATCATGTAGAACTACTTGTAGCTGTACCTTTGGTTTACCGGCTGGTGAAATTTTTTGagctgaaaaattaaatataatatatattttaatttgagttatactcaaaaattatttacacacttattattctttttccTCTTTAGTTCTAATTCATGATAATAATTTTGCAAAGTGTAAGCAGTAACTAGCTATTGAACTAGCATCTAGTTATGTTATTGTACTCAGCTCATAAGAAATTATTGTATCAGTCGATTGTTTATGATAGCCTAGGCGGTTGtgtaatgtatgtttttaaaacattgaaACAGGATTTTAAGCCTACTTGACGATTTTgaatgatgtttttatttataagataatatCCTGCCTACAATTTTACATCATTTAAATCaagttttttgataaattaatttgtatataacaGAAGttgtttactaaagaaaatgGAAAGATTTTAGACATAAGATATATCACTTATAAAGGTGATTAATAGATGAAAAATCATAcgttttttaatgtgttttacttactttttatatCAGCATATTTATGTGACACAGCCACAGTATCACGATTCTCCATCATCCAAGCCAGTCTTTGATTCATCACATACAACGTACCATCTCCTTTCTTGTACCTTACGTGGTTCACGCTCAATAATACATCCTCCGAGGACGTAGTCATTTTGACGATGTTATAAAAATTCTCTAAGAAATAATTTACCAAACAACTTGGAAATGTACTGAGCTCTCAATACCTAGGAAATATTCTTCATTTTCCTCCGAATCAATTAATATCgaacgtaaattattttttcccgCAGAGTTTTATTCGTTTTCTGAATATAAGAATACAAAAACAGTGTTGAATGTACAAATATGTCAAATTATATACGAAATTGCATCTTCTAAAAGCACATCGTCAGAAAACCATTTGCGGTTTTGTTTGACGTACTGTCAAGTTTGTCTAAAGAAGGATTCGGTGTTGCAGAAAGAAAACTTGATTATATTaccattaatataaaaaaataccataaaaatacCATATAAATCATTAATATGAGAATAAATAATGTCAGAAATGTAGACGACGtttaaaaatctattataaaataatgtatacatgagttgtatattataaatttcctAAGCCGTAATAACCTATTTAACTGATTCTTGTTCACACAATTTTATGTGGTTAagctttattatttagtttttaatagcTGTACAAAGTAATTGAAAGTAATaaggataaataaattaagtttattatcgCGTCTTTGAAGTTACcagaatgtgttttttttttttaatatgccaAGTTTTTTCAGTATCTACTTTTATTAGTCTTTTACTATTTACGTATCGTGTGTCATTACAGTTAATTGAGTAGTTTTTTCGTGAAAGAATACAAACACACATTCATCCAtctttatacaaatgtttgcatTAAAACTTATGAGATCGTGACATAtgcgtaaaaaaataatctggGGTTGAATTCAACCCCGCGGTAGACAagtcatcttaatatatataaatctcgtgtcacaatgtttgtcctcaatcatagatcaagtaaaaaaaggtagataacgcacctagaacagaaaactgaagccacttttttaaagatgtgttagtgagtgaagtgttgacaccttttaaaaaaagtccctaaaatttttattaaacaattaatttaatataggtaaaatgggtatgtgaaaataaaaacctgtttatagttttaaataaatttaataaaaataaaacaaaaaatcggtagaataataaaaaaatatattcgtaagatagtcgtatgaatggacacttcctatcccctctgtttatctcttttcagtttgcagtcggttttttttaactatttttcttaaacctagaatcctttatgttgtataagtttttaaatttttgtcgcttagaactcagagtcatcgtcattgtttgcattttactaatatgatgtagtcttatgttcaaatatttttcaatcactaatcgtattaaattgactttatgcgcatggccagcataatcgtggtcattttctcagtcttacagctgctatccattcacctcttattaaaatattcgttggaaacctaaaaccatgaaatttgatagtaaaatatgggtacctagtttactcaaaatttgtaaaaagttaaaacataaaacaaatgagttaataattcataaatatattttgatttttttattttcaatgtatgtaacataaaataacacgagaaaaaaaaacaataactatgtctactttttacttaattatttttctgattgcgtacaatttacttacccacattttggggtattggaaaaaagaactactggcaacattcccgtggtacgtcatttcgtgacattgaaattataagttccgaataacctcaatattattttggaataacaataaatttaaagttttatatgtacttacgtgtgaaacgatattccttcagattttttgtttactttggtattgtttttgcaccatttaatcacacaagacggcattttataagcaaagttactgtatgaagcctcgtgacatactaacgaaaatgagcgtagtttgatgcatatgtgtgcgtgagcgcgtgtatttacttgaaggagccgagttttgtggcttcactaacaacaaaggccgcgcattatctacttttttttactatatctatgtcctcaatggactcctaaaccacttaaccgattataataaaattcgcacacaatgtgcagttcgatccaacttgagagataggatagtttaaatctcaaattatagacgcaattttaatttattgctaattatttGTCTGTTATTATTTGACAGTCACAATTAACTGTTAACTCCAAATGATTCTAACTGATGTCGATACCTTTCGACTGGGTTGAGTAAGTaatcaatagatggcgctgctatgGTAAATCTACGAACGTGTCATATAAGCTACATTTTAACAGCACAATTACCAGGTGTTGTTGACGCTATAAAATTTCGTCTTTGTTcgtaaataatttcattgtacTAAAGGGTTATAGTAGTAGAAAGTCAAATAAGGAGatcaccatatttttttacaaataccaTCTGTGTGAAAAAGCATAGTGGACTCCGTGACTGATGTTCTCTTATTGTTCCTCTTAGATTGTTtactataatgtaatataacaaaaactttagccacagcaacgcgtggccgggtcagctagttaatatgtatttatttatgtatttctttataattcaatttaatttggtATCATACATTCATAATCAAGATTATTGACTCAAGAAgtatttcaatttcaaaaaaaataattgatacaaACCAACTGATACTCAATTACCGAGCCAAAagtatttatcaaattttttaattttaaaacaaagttaacTTTTTTAAGAAAAGTCAAACAAAGCCTGATAAAATTAGATTCATTCATTAAAATACGTaactttttatgttaataaaaatggaAGATAACGGTAAGATTAACGTAATTCTTATTATCTCATACATTGGCTTATAGTAGTAATATTAACTCAATTTTCTTACACTAGTAATATTCAAAACTAGCtctgcccacgacttcgtcctcgtgggatttaacaaaaaattattgttcagttcgcagagttataaaataaataaatttctgaaataaaagtagcctaagttattccttactacattagctatctgccactgaaagtaccgttaaaatcggttcagctgtttcagaaattagccggaacaaacagacagacagataaacaaacaaaaattgtaaaaaatgctatttggGTGTAAGTACCGTGTGTACATCcataattatgcatttagtaaaaagcggttattttaatattacaaacagacactccaattttatttatttgcttagatatagataattataaagtttaaaaatactaatactAAACAGCTTAACTTGAACAATGTGAATTAGAAAACAACTTAAAAAGATTTCATGCATGAACGCGTCCTTAATAGACcgccattttatttattattgcctTGCAACACCTTACATTGACAACCCAAAATGCAATCATGGCGCACGGGGCACTGTGTTTGTAGAATGCTGAGAAGTTTTTACGTAAACACTTCGCTATATTTCATTGTGATCCTAAAAACAGTTACAATAAATTATCCgtgatttttgaatattatagcAAAGCATACATGTGTGTTCTAAACTTGGACTTTCCACCTGTTTGCGATATCGTCTCTGTACTACTAGACACTTGCAGGTATGAAAATCATTAGATTTGCTGTTTTAGCTATCCTATATCATGTATACAGATACCGGAGTGTAAAGTGAGTCTGTTTGTTGTAGTCAGCAAGTTCCACATACTGTATTTGAACGTTTACTCGCGTTCATTTATATACTCATTTGTTCCAGATAACTTTGTTGGTGTCATAATGTCAGAGGCGTACGCCCGTGAGATACTACGAAGGAATGTTGCGCAAATATGTCAAACTATTGGATGGAATGGTATAAACTCTACACCGCTCGATATTCTAGTTCATGTTTTGGAAAAATACATGTGTACATTGGGCACACAAGCTAATAGATATGCTGATCAATTCAACAGAACGGAGCCAAATTTACATGACTTAGGGTTAGTGTTTCGTGACCTTCATATACAATTACCGGAATTATCAGAATACACCCACAGCGTACCACCTGTACCTCCACCTGTCAAAACAGAAAAGTTCCCAAAACCGAAAGAATCTAACTTAAATTTCTTGAAACCTGGCAGTCATGAGGTGGTTACAAGGCCAATGCATGTCCATGAACACTTGCCGCCAATGTATCCCGAGAAAGAACGGGATACACCAGTTGTCGCGGGTACTGTTGAGATCCGTCAAAATGGCATTGACAGTATTGAAAGCAATACAACATGTACAAGCCCTGAAATATCTATAACAGATAGTCCAGAAAAACCGAAAGACATTTTTAAGAGACCGATTGACCCAATATCATTACCAAATAGTAAAAGGCCAAGGTTACGACTGGAGGAAGAAGAAAGAACAAGAGAAATAAGTAGTGTTATGATGACAATGTCTGGTTTTCTTTCCCCAGCAAGGGAAGGTAAACTTCCTGAAGCTCGACCCCCTACAATTGTTTCTGATAAACATCATGACAAACACAAAATTAACTCTCATCACTCAAATCCATTGAAAGCACCTGCTTTAGAAAAAGGTGACAAaaagtctaagaaaaataagttattaaatgGTAAGGTAATGAAGAGTAAACGAAAAGATAAGAGTCATAAAGGTGAAAGTAGTAAATCTAGGGATACTAATAAATTGGACAGGTTACCCCCGGGGTATCCAATCAAAAGTAAAGATGTACACCCAACTCATCACAATCATATAACAATGCCAGCGCCAAGGCCTGCTCTGCCACCCCCAAAGCCTCCTTTGGCACCTCCACCAGCTCCAACTCCTGTAATACCAGAACCTTTAAGGCCAGTTATTAAGCAAGAACCGGTTGATCCACCTTCACCATCACCCAGATCGGTTTCAACTATACCCGGAGAAGAGGCAATACCTGTTCCGAGGAAAATACCAATTTCTAGATCTCCTCTTGTATCAAATTCTTTACCTGTGAATAAACTTTCGACTTCCACACATTCTCTTATTCCAGAAGTAGAAATTAAGAAGGAAGTTATGGATGAACAAGAAAAATTGGCCTCACAGCCAGATagatcaaaaattaatatttttaaaagaatatcgAACAAATCTAAAGAAGATAAGAATACTGCAGAAGTTGCAACTGATAAATCGTTAACACAGTCTGATGCTATGATCTCAAGATTGCAAAATTCTACACATGTAACAAGTGAAAATATTAGAGTGAAAAGTGAAGAAAGCCTTATGAACAATAACAATAGTCCTGTAGATTTGTCGAGAGAAATAGATATTAGATCACATGAAGTAATTGATATTGACGATGATTCATTGGACACACAACCTGTTCCACAGTCTAGAGTTCCAATGACGGAACCTAGACAAGGTGGACTATCAATTAATAAGTCATTGCAATTACCGTATTCCAAAGAAGTAGCTAATGCcagtcaaaaattaaaaaaggaaaagaaacaTAAAGATAAAAAGGATAAAGCATCAAAATTAGAagctaaattaaagaaacaGCAACAGCAGTTAGCGTATGAAATGGTGCAAATTGctgagaaaaagaaaataaaattgacaaatGAAAAGCCACCCAAATCAAGTAGGCCAAAGAATGAGTCAAAGCTTCCACAAATGCCACCTGGTTTTCCGTTTTTCCCAACGATGCCCCCAGGACGAGGCTTAATGCCTGGTCCTGGCTTGATACCAAATCCTGGTTTGATTCCTGGCAGTGATTTTCTGGCTGGTTTAGCAAACAATCCAGCTTTGAGGGGTTTACAGTCACCAAATTTACTTGGTAATCCATTTGCGTTAGGAGGTCCTGGACCTGGACTTATTCCTGGTTCAAGTTTCTTACCCGGCGGACTTGGTGCAGGCATATCAAACCATCTAATGCCAATGGGAAATTTCCCTCATACATCTCGGTCGTCATCGTTAAAAATTCCACCGATGCTTCGACGCCCTAGTTTGGAGGTTATACCCGTAGAAAACGAAGAAGAAAGAATAATGCGGAAGTCACCAATGGGTCGTGATAAAGATCGACACGATAAGCACAAATCATCTACCATTCCAAACATTTTACagaaaccaaaatcaaaatctaGTAAAGATCACAAATCAAGTATATACAAAATGCCTCCTGTACAACCCGATATAACAATTGAACTTAATCCTCCTAAAACTGAACAAGTTCGAGCCGAACCAGCTAGAGAACCGCCACAACCCGCGCGATTGCCGTCGCCTGAAGTAGAAGAATCTCTACTAAATCCAGAACCTACACCTATACCCGAACCACAAGCTGTGAAGGCCATACCCGAAGTATCACAAGTAAAAGAACTTGATAATTTAGAAAAGAAAAAGGAGAAATCACATAAAAAAGAGAAACGTGATAAAGATGgtgtcaaaattaaaaagaaaaaagataaaaaggATAAAAATAAGGATAAGtctgaaaagaaaaaagataaGGAGGAGCGacaagaaataaaagaaaagttaaagaaagaaaaaaaagataagaaaaaagACAAGTCAGTTGCCGATGGCTTAGTACCTAAATTGACACTTAAAATTGGTTCATCTAACTCGAATTCACCTATGCCTCCTAGTTCAcctgatatttttaaattaaatataaagccggttgttaaaaaagaagaaaattctTCCCCCATTAAGGATGAACCAGTATCTCGTGAACACAGTCGATCGCCAGAGTTAGCACAAATATCTGCATTAGTAACCAGACCACCTAAACAAAAACATTCTAAGCATAATCACTTGGCTGACCCAGAAGCGCATTCATCATCACCTCCTTCTGGTTCCCCGCCGAGAAAATATCGTCCACCTTCAAATAATTCAAAGTTCAAGAGGATACTGTTCaaacctttaaaaaaaggacAGGTCGAAAGTTACGAAGAGGAATCGGCCTCTATATCAGAGGAACCAGTGGAAACGGTACCGGCCCCGGCGCCTGCGCCTGCGCCTGTCGACAAACCTACTGGGCCATTACCGACACCTTATTATGTAGACGAACACGGTAACAAAATTTGGGTGTGTCCTGCGTGCGGAAGACCGGACAACGGATCGCCCATGATCGGTTGTGACGGATGCGATGGTTGGTACCATTGGATTTGTGTGGGAATTACGGAGGAACCGGGAGCAACGGAAGATTGGTTCTGTAAATCATGTCGAGCCAAGAGAGCCGCGTTAGTGTTAGCCGGTGTTACCTCTGGCAAGAAGCGCGGTCGTAAACCAAAAGGAGAAAAAATCAGAGACTGTCATTGACCGTCGGACTTTTTGTTGTTATTGAGATTAGTTTTAATGTTTCGTTCGATAAACGAGAATAAATGGATTGAGT encodes:
- the LOC123664147 gene encoding transcription initiation factor TFIID subunit 3-like; amino-acid sequence: MSEAYAREILRRNVAQICQTIGWNGINSTPLDILVHVLEKYMCTLGTQANRYADQFNRTEPNLHDLGLVFRDLHIQLPELSEYTHSVPPVPPPVKTEKFPKPKESNLNFLKPGSHEVVTRPMHVHEHLPPMYPEKERDTPVVAGTVEIRQNGIDSIESNTTCTSPEISITDSPEKPKDIFKRPIDPISLPNSKRPRLRLEEEERTREISSVMMTMSGFLSPAREGKLPEARPPTIVSDKHHDKHKINSHHSNPLKAPALEKGDKKSKKNKLLNGKVMKSKRKDKSHKGESSKSRDTNKLDRLPPGYPIKSKDVHPTHHNHITMPAPRPALPPPKPPLAPPPAPTPVIPEPLRPVIKQEPVDPPSPSPRSVSTIPGEEAIPVPRKIPISRSPLVSNSLPVNKLSTSTHSLIPEVEIKKEVMDEQEKLASQPDRSKINIFKRISNKSKEDKNTAEVATDKSLTQSDAMISRLQNSTHVTSENIRVKSEESLMNNNNSPVDLSREIDIRSHEVIDIDDDSLDTQPVPQSRVPMTEPRQGGLSINKSLQLPYSKEVANASQKLKKEKKHKDKKDKASKLEAKLKKQQQQLAYEMVQIAEKKKIKLTNEKPPKSSRPKNESKLPQMPPGFPFFPTMPPGRGLMPGPGLIPNPGLIPGSDFLAGLANNPALRGLQSPNLLGNPFALGGPGPGLIPGSSFLPGGLGAGISNHLMPMGNFPHTSRSSSLKIPPMLRRPSLEVIPVENEEERIMRKSPMGRDKDRHDKHKSSTIPNILQKPKSKSSKDHKSSIYKMPPVQPDITIELNPPKTEQVRAEPAREPPQPARLPSPEVEESLLNPEPTPIPEPQAVKAIPEVSQVKELDNLEKKKEKSHKKEKRDKDGVKIKKKKDKKDKNKDKSEKKKDKEERQEIKEKLKKEKKDKKKDKSVADGLVPKLTLKIGSSNSNSPMPPSSPDIFKLNIKPVVKKEENSSPIKDEPVSREHSRSPELAQISALVTRPPKQKHSKHNHLADPEAHSSSPPSGSPPRKYRPPSNNSKFKRILFKPLKKGQVESYEEESASISEEPVETVPAPAPAPAPVDKPTGPLPTPYYVDEHGNKIWVCPACGRPDNGSPMIGCDGCDGWYHWICVGITEEPGATEDWFCKSCRAKRAALVLAGVTSGKKRGRKPKGEKIRDCH